In a single window of the Eshraghiella crossota genome:
- a CDS encoding type IV pilus twitching motility protein PilT → MVTIEELLKIGKENGASDVHITVGLPPEMRVNGELMGMDYPRLTPTDTEEIVGQLLNEKQKNIIKEYGEADFSFSIPSLGRYRVNAFKQRGSLAAAIRLVGTQIPRPEDLGLPKSVIELHNKKRGLILVTGPTGSGKSTTLASLINKINENRKAHIITLEDPIEYLHTHKQAMINQREVGLDTMSYANALRAALREDPDVILVGEMRDLETISIAITAAETGHLVLSTLHTIGAASTIDRIIDVFPPHQQQQIRIQLSMVLEAVISQQLIPTTDKHHRVAAFEVMLMTVAIKNLIRESKTFQIDSMIQTSREKGMITMDDALYELCMMGHITSESALSFAQDPVALEKKIKIY, encoded by the coding sequence ATGGTTACAATTGAAGAACTTTTAAAAATCGGTAAAGAAAACGGAGCATCCGACGTACATATTACGGTAGGACTCCCACCTGAGATGAGAGTCAATGGTGAACTTATGGGAATGGATTACCCAAGGCTTACGCCAACAGACACAGAAGAAATAGTAGGCCAGCTTCTTAATGAGAAGCAGAAAAACATCATTAAAGAATATGGAGAAGCAGATTTTTCATTTTCAATACCAAGCCTTGGACGATACAGGGTTAATGCATTTAAACAGCGTGGAAGTCTTGCGGCAGCAATCCGTCTGGTAGGAACACAGATTCCAAGACCTGAAGATCTGGGACTTCCTAAATCAGTTATAGAATTACATAATAAGAAGAGAGGACTTATCCTCGTTACGGGACCTACCGGAAGTGGTAAGTCTACTACACTTGCTTCATTAATTAATAAGATTAATGAGAATCGTAAAGCACATATTATTACACTTGAAGATCCAATCGAGTACCTGCATACACATAAACAGGCGATGATTAACCAGAGAGAAGTCGGACTTGATACAATGAGTTATGCCAATGCATTAAGGGCTGCACTCCGTGAAGATCCGGATGTCATCCTTGTAGGTGAGATGCGAGACCTTGAGACAATTTCGATAGCAATTACTGCAGCCGAGACAGGACATCTTGTTCTTTCAACATTGCATACAATAGGTGCGGCAAGTACAATTGACCGTATTATTGACGTATTCCCTCCTCATCAGCAGCAGCAGATAAGAATACAGCTCTCAATGGTACTTGAAGCGGTTATTTCACAGCAGCTTATTCCTACAACGGATAAGCATCACCGTGTAGCAGCATTTGAAGTAATGCTTATGACAGTAGCAATTAAGAACCTTATCCGTGAAAGCAAGACATTCCAGATTGATTCAATGATACAGACCAGCAGGGAAAAAGGCATGATAACAATGGATGATGCATTATATGAACTTTGTATGATGGGACATATTACGTCCGAATCCGCACTGAGCTTTGCACAGGACCCTGTTGCATTGGAGAAAAAAATTAAAATATACTAA
- the sigE gene encoding RNA polymerase sporulation sigma factor SigE: MYLKVMMPKRFQFRMVPSFKNFLLDRKGDIHYIGGADVLPAPLEPAEEAEVIADLGTEYDTKAKTMLIEHNLRLVVYIAKKFDNTGVGVEDLISIGTIGLIKAINSFDINKKIKLATYASRCIENEILMYLRRNHKTRMEVSIDEPLNVDWDGNELLLSDILGTDEDIIYRNLEDEAEKKLLLKAVNKLSERERTIIDLRFGLNSPDGKELTQKEVADMLGISQSYISRLEKKIIKRLKKEMIKNE; this comes from the coding sequence ATGTATTTAAAAGTAATGATGCCTAAAAGGTTTCAGTTTCGGATGGTTCCGAGTTTCAAAAATTTTCTGTTGGACAGAAAAGGAGATATTCATTACATAGGCGGGGCAGATGTTTTGCCGGCACCGTTAGAACCAGCCGAAGAAGCAGAAGTAATAGCAGATCTGGGGACGGAGTATGATACTAAAGCAAAAACGATGCTGATTGAACATAATTTGCGCCTTGTGGTCTACATAGCAAAAAAATTCGACAACACAGGTGTTGGAGTGGAAGATTTGATTTCCATAGGAACGATAGGACTTATAAAAGCCATCAATTCCTTTGATATTAATAAAAAAATTAAACTGGCGACCTATGCGTCAAGATGTATAGAAAATGAGATTCTCATGTACCTGAGACGAAATCATAAGACAAGAATGGAAGTATCCATTGACGAACCGCTGAATGTGGACTGGGATGGCAACGAACTTCTTTTGTCGGATATTCTGGGAACGGACGAAGACATAATTTATAGAAATCTTGAAGACGAAGCCGAGAAAAAACTGCTTTTAAAGGCAGTGAATAAGTTGAGCGAAAGGGAAAGAACCATTATAGACCTGAGATTTGGTCTTAACTCCCCTGACGGGAAAGAACTTACACAAAAAGAAGTGGCGGATATGCTTGGAATATCCCAGTCCTACATATCAAGACTTGAAAAAAAGATAATAAAACGTCTGAAAAAAGAAATGATAAAGAATGAATAA
- a CDS encoding prepilin peptidase has translation MIWTLSMRITIYVICFIFGIIIGSFVNVLIYRLPLHENIVTENSHCMTCGHKLKWYDLFPLFSYLFLKGKCRYCKAKLSVQYPLVEFINGLFYVLIFIFNGINVTSICYALSVSMLIALSVIDWRTYEIPFGLNIAILVFGIINMAFNYKNFLYYLIGMVCVSGFLLLLYLITKGRGIGGGDIKLMAAAGLLLGWKHIILALILGCIIGSVIHIILMKVSDKGRMLAFGPYLSVGIVISMLCGDRLLNWYLGIFQ, from the coding sequence ATGATATGGACTTTAAGCATGAGAATTACAATATATGTAATATGCTTTATTTTCGGAATAATAATTGGCAGCTTCGTGAACGTATTGATATACAGACTGCCCTTACATGAGAACATAGTAACAGAAAACAGTCACTGTATGACATGCGGACATAAATTAAAATGGTATGATTTATTTCCATTGTTCAGCTACCTTTTTTTAAAAGGAAAATGTCGGTATTGTAAAGCAAAGTTATCAGTTCAATATCCATTAGTAGAATTCATTAATGGATTATTTTATGTATTAATATTTATTTTTAACGGAATTAATGTAACAAGTATATGTTACGCACTGTCGGTATCCATGCTGATTGCCTTGAGTGTAATTGACTGGCGTACATACGAGATTCCGTTTGGACTTAACATAGCCATATTGGTATTTGGAATAATTAATATGGCATTTAATTATAAGAATTTCCTATATTATCTGATAGGAATGGTCTGCGTAAGCGGATTCCTACTTTTGTTATATCTTATTACAAAAGGAAGAGGAATAGGCGGCGGTGATATTAAGTTAATGGCAGCCGCAGGACTTTTACTTGGTTGGAAACACATAATACTGGCACTGATTCTGGGATGCATCATTGGTTCTGTTATTCACATTATATTGATGAAAGTAAGTGATAAAGGCAGAATGTTGGCATTTGGACCATATCTGTCTGTAGGAATAGTTATATCAATGTTGTGTGGAGACCGGTTATTAAATTGGTATTTAGGTATTTTTCAATAA
- a CDS encoding type II secretion system F family protein, producing MANFNYRIITKEGKEKSGSLDAEDQITAVAQLKSEGNTVISVKAGSKLNTEIKFGSGKKVKVRDLSAFCRQFNSLLKAGVGVITALDMLGDQTENRTLKQSIYNVRDGVQKGDTLANSMKKEDCFPSLLVSMMEAGEQSGNIEIALERMAEHFEKDGRAKAALKKAMMYPIILGIVAIAVLVIMVVAVIPSFSSMFADMDAKLPGITRGLLSLSDFIRGYWYIIIAVIAAVVIGLKYFSKTETGIYFFARLKVRMPAFGNLTKKTAAARFARTFSTMLSSGMSMVEALNITAGTMDNQLFKDVVSDCAVQVQRGVPLTMPLKKSELFPPLIIHMTGIGEESGNLEEMLNNCANYFDEEVEAATQQVMALMEPMIIIVLAGIVCLILAAIYGPMITMYNTLGKM from the coding sequence ATGGCAAATTTTAATTATCGAATAATAACAAAAGAAGGCAAAGAAAAGAGCGGCTCTCTCGATGCAGAAGATCAGATAACCGCTGTAGCACAACTGAAATCGGAAGGCAACACAGTTATTTCCGTTAAGGCAGGCAGCAAGCTTAATACCGAGATTAAGTTTGGCAGTGGCAAGAAAGTCAAGGTCAGGGACCTGAGCGCTTTTTGTCGACAATTTAACAGTTTGCTGAAAGCGGGCGTAGGTGTTATAACCGCACTTGACATGCTTGGCGACCAGACAGAGAACAGGACACTTAAGCAGTCCATATATAATGTCAGGGACGGAGTGCAGAAGGGTGATACCCTTGCTAACTCAATGAAGAAGGAAGATTGCTTCCCATCACTTCTTGTAAGCATGATGGAAGCCGGTGAACAGTCAGGTAATATTGAAATTGCCCTTGAGAGAATGGCTGAACACTTCGAGAAGGACGGAAGAGCCAAGGCGGCACTTAAGAAGGCTATGATGTATCCTATCATATTGGGTATTGTTGCCATAGCAGTTCTTGTCATAATGGTAGTTGCCGTTATTCCAAGCTTCTCCAGCATGTTCGCAGATATGGATGCGAAGCTTCCGGGAATTACGAGGGGACTTCTTTCCCTCAGCGATTTCATAAGAGGTTACTGGTACATAATTATAGCGGTTATAGCCGCAGTAGTAATAGGACTTAAGTATTTTTCAAAGACCGAGACCGGTATATATTTCTTTGCAAGACTTAAGGTCAGGATGCCGGCATTCGGTAATCTTACGAAGAAGACGGCTGCAGCAAGATTCGCAAGAACTTTCAGCACAATGCTTTCTTCCGGTATGTCAATGGTTGAAGCCCTTAATATTACGGCAGGAACCATGGATAACCAGTTATTCAAGGACGTTGTAAGTGACTGTGCCGTACAGGTGCAGCGAGGCGTGCCTCTTACGATGCCCCTTAAGAAATCGGAACTGTTCCCACCGCTTATCATCCATATGACAGGCATCGGTGAGGAATCAGGTAATCTTGAAGAGATGCTTAACAACTGTGCCAACTACTTTGATGAAGAAGTAGAAGCTGCCACACAGCAGGTTATGGCACTTATGGAGCCTATGATTATTATTGTACTTGCCGGAATTGTATGTCTTATCTTAGCTGCGATTTACGGACCAATGATTACAATGTATAACACATTGGGCAAGATGTAA
- a CDS encoding type II secretion system protein — translation MMRHPRKAGKQNMGFSLVEVLVTLALISVLSIPLIQTFVNSARVNGKAKSMQNATDIAQSISEYFGAMPLDALKTAYKGKYTSMSDGRIVFTNIGDGINKDSDGVDYYKGSDTEKFYVSVIVDPTGYSKADKTGMNDYIRPGINNLNENSSITCRSKLEQYDTNIVNTFDEKGVKVTDKSKIVKKSVFTIYENESTVYAGKVEYKYYLDITYTYNNKNIEYKNIELGIGTVDKAGIAAPNLYIIYTPVLGMYGNENVAKDEITVKYRPDSEKADWEKPVNVYLVEQTVNYGSTEDTKVSLNKDNIKIECYNNSSESNKLGFYTNVAGWTGENSSLTEGGSSINKLYNVSVYIWKDKTDGMTIKADKTLDIADDYFTKVDSVKEG, via the coding sequence ATGATGAGACATCCACGTAAAGCCGGAAAACAGAATATGGGATTTTCACTGGTGGAAGTTCTTGTTACTTTAGCACTTATTTCAGTTTTAAGTATTCCGCTTATCCAGACCTTCGTTAATTCAGCGAGGGTGAATGGCAAAGCAAAAAGTATGCAGAATGCTACAGACATTGCCCAAAGTATCTCAGAATACTTTGGGGCAATGCCTTTAGATGCACTCAAGACCGCTTACAAGGGTAAATATACTTCCATGTCTGATGGCAGGATTGTATTTACCAATATAGGTGACGGTATTAATAAGGACTCTGATGGTGTGGATTATTACAAAGGATCTGACACTGAAAAATTCTATGTATCGGTAATTGTTGACCCTACCGGATATTCTAAAGCTGATAAGACGGGAATGAATGACTATATAAGACCCGGTATCAATAACCTCAACGAAAATTCCAGCATTACATGTCGTAGTAAATTAGAACAATATGATACGAATATTGTTAATACTTTTGATGAAAAAGGTGTGAAAGTAACTGATAAGAGCAAGATAGTTAAGAAATCCGTTTTCACAATCTATGAGAATGAATCAACAGTATATGCCGGTAAGGTAGAATATAAATATTACCTGGACATAACATATACATATAACAACAAGAATATAGAGTACAAGAATATAGAACTTGGTATCGGAACAGTGGATAAGGCAGGCATTGCAGCACCTAACCTCTATATTATCTATACGCCTGTACTTGGCATGTATGGCAATGAAAATGTTGCAAAGGATGAGATTACTGTTAAATACAGACCCGATAGTGAAAAAGCAGATTGGGAAAAGCCGGTAAATGTATATCTTGTAGAGCAGACAGTTAACTATGGAAGCACAGAAGATACTAAAGTATCTCTTAACAAAGATAATATAAAAATTGAATGTTATAACAATTCAAGCGAAAGTAATAAGCTTGGTTTTTATACCAATGTTGCCGGCTGGACGGGTGAGAATTCTTCCCTTACAGAGGGTGGAAGCTCTATTAATAAATTATATAATGTCAGTGTATATATCTGGAAAGATAAGACTGATGGTATGACTATTAAAGCAGACAAAACTTTGGATATAGCAGATGATTATTTTACAAAGGTTGACAGCGTTAAGGAGGGATAA
- a CDS encoding GspE/PulE family protein, with amino-acid sequence MAYNRKRLRLGELLLENNLITEEQLNIALEEQKAKGIKLGEAIIGLGYVTQDAINDLLCQQLNIDFVDLRKIEIDDSIARMVGEKVVRKYMLLPFALDDRQANVIKVAMEDPMNIMAIDDIGIITGMTVQPYLSTHAYISTAIDKLYGKSQANAIAEQFMKEQGSGDDADNAEENKRQEDVDNSPVVKLVNNIIEGGVRQRASDIHIEPFEYNVRVRYRIDGVLREIISYDRALYAAIIARLKVISGMDISEKRKPQDGRITITVDRREYDIRVSNLPTVFGEKVVMRLASKEGFKRDKKDLGLSPTDLVKFDNILRNPHGIILVTGPTGSGKSTTLYTALSELASDEVNIITVEDPVEANVDNVNQVQVNVKANLTFASALRSILRQDPDIIMIGEIRDGETAEIAVKASITGHLVVSTLHTNSTAASISRLIDMGIEPYLLGDSLVGIIAQRLVRRLCPECKEPYEADEEEKRVLKVPQNEPLKLYKACGCEACGNTGYYGRIGVYEIMPISRKIKKLIASGANADEITAQAVTEGMNTLRMSASNYVKQGLTSFSEMMKITYETDDTN; translated from the coding sequence ATGGCTTATAACAGAAAGCGTCTCCGTCTCGGAGAATTATTACTTGAGAACAATCTTATTACTGAAGAACAACTTAATATAGCACTGGAAGAACAGAAAGCTAAGGGCATTAAACTTGGTGAAGCGATTATAGGGCTTGGCTATGTTACACAGGATGCCATTAATGATTTACTGTGCCAGCAGCTTAATATTGATTTTGTCGATTTAAGAAAGATTGAGATAGATGATTCCATAGCCAGAATGGTAGGAGAGAAGGTAGTCCGTAAGTACATGCTTCTTCCTTTTGCACTTGATGACAGACAGGCTAATGTAATTAAAGTAGCCATGGAAGATCCTATGAACATTATGGCTATTGATGATATCGGTATCATCACCGGAATGACGGTCCAGCCATATCTTTCCACACATGCATATATATCTACGGCAATAGATAAGCTGTATGGTAAATCACAGGCCAATGCCATTGCGGAACAGTTCATGAAAGAACAGGGTTCGGGTGATGACGCAGATAATGCCGAAGAGAATAAGAGACAGGAAGATGTTGATAATTCACCGGTTGTTAAGCTTGTTAATAATATTATTGAAGGCGGCGTGCGCCAGAGAGCTTCCGATATACATATTGAACCGTTTGAATACAATGTAAGAGTCAGATACAGGATAGATGGTGTTCTCCGTGAGATTATATCTTATGACAGAGCACTTTATGCGGCGATTATTGCCAGACTTAAGGTTATTTCAGGAATGGATATTTCTGAAAAGAGAAAGCCGCAGGACGGCCGAATTACGATAACCGTGGACAGAAGGGAATACGATATCCGTGTCAGCAACCTCCCTACGGTATTTGGAGAGAAAGTCGTTATGCGACTTGCTTCCAAAGAAGGTTTTAAGAGGGATAAGAAAGACCTCGGTCTTTCACCTACAGACCTTGTTAAATTTGATAATATCCTTAGAAACCCACATGGAATTATCCTTGTTACGGGACCTACAGGTAGTGGTAAATCTACAACACTTTATACGGCTTTAAGCGAACTCGCAAGTGATGAAGTTAATATCATCACTGTTGAAGACCCGGTAGAAGCGAATGTAGACAATGTAAATCAGGTTCAGGTTAATGTTAAGGCTAACCTTACATTTGCCAGTGCCCTTCGTTCAATTCTCCGACAGGATCCGGACATCATCATGATAGGTGAGATCCGAGACGGAGAGACAGCAGAGATAGCAGTTAAGGCTTCCATCACAGGACATCTTGTTGTAAGTACACTTCATACTAACAGTACTGCGGCATCTATCTCCCGTCTTATTGATATGGGTATTGAACCATACCTTTTAGGTGATTCCCTCGTAGGAATTATCGCCCAGCGACTTGTCAGAAGGCTTTGCCCTGAATGCAAGGAGCCCTACGAAGCAGACGAGGAAGAAAAGAGAGTTCTTAAGGTACCACAGAATGAACCTCTTAAGCTTTATAAGGCTTGCGGATGTGAGGCATGTGGTAATACAGGATATTATGGACGAATCGGTGTATATGAGATAATGCCTATCTCAAGAAAGATCAAGAAACTCATTGCATCGGGAGCCAATGCGGACGAGATAACCGCACAGGCAGTAACGGAGGGCATGAATACACTTAGAATGTCAGCCTCAAACTATGTAAAACAGGGATTGACATCATTTAGCGAGATGATGAAGATTACCTACGAAACAGACGATACCAACTAA
- the sigG gene encoding RNA polymerase sporulation sigma factor SigG, with translation MTMYKVEICGVNTSKLPLLSTKEKEELIIKVKNGDKAARERYIKCNLRLVLSVVKRFSGNGENMDDLFQIGCIGLIKAIDNFDMSLNVKFSTYAVPMIIGEIRRFLRDNSQIRVSRSLKDVAFRAIYAKERIMKTGKDEPTVNELATEIGVSKEELVMALDAIQTPVSLYEPIYTDGGDMLYVMDQIGDKKNTEENWVNEMALKDAIKRLPDREKEIIKLRYFDGKTQMEVSKMVRISQAQVSRLEKSAIKNMENYLRRG, from the coding sequence ATGACAATGTACAAAGTTGAAATATGTGGAGTGAACACATCAAAATTACCACTCTTATCTACCAAGGAAAAAGAAGAACTCATTATTAAAGTAAAAAACGGAGATAAAGCAGCGAGGGAAAGATATATAAAATGCAACTTAAGACTTGTTTTAAGCGTTGTAAAAAGATTTTCCGGCAACGGCGAAAATATGGATGATCTGTTCCAGATAGGATGCATAGGACTTATAAAAGCAATCGACAATTTTGATATGAGCCTGAACGTAAAGTTTTCGACTTACGCTGTGCCTATGATAATTGGGGAGATAAGACGTTTTTTGAGGGATAACAGCCAGATACGGGTGTCGAGGTCGCTTAAAGATGTGGCATTCAGGGCAATATATGCCAAAGAAAGAATTATGAAAACAGGGAAGGATGAACCCACGGTTAATGAACTTGCCACGGAAATAGGTGTAAGCAAAGAAGAACTTGTAATGGCACTTGATGCAATCCAGACTCCTGTATCGTTATATGAACCCATATATACGGACGGAGGAGATATGCTGTATGTAATGGACCAGATTGGTGATAAAAAAAATACCGAAGAAAACTGGGTGAATGAGATGGCACTTAAGGATGCCATAAAAAGACTTCCGGACAGGGAAAAAGAAATAATAAAACTTAGATATTTTGATGGCAAAACCCAGATGGAGGTGTCAAAAATGGTGCGGATTTCACAGGCACAGGTCAGCAGACTTGAGAAATCTGCTATAAAAAATATGGAAAATTATCTGCGCCGCGGTTGA
- the pilM gene encoding pilus assembly protein PilM, translating into MASTVLAITVGNDTTKISEVMYSSHRIVRVSYSNTIPTPKDCVEDGQIRDPKELATAIRDELRKGEIITKDVIFAIQSNKIISKEIVAPYMKEARLMEYIVTNATEYFPVNIDEYVFTYSILENIIDVSEKKYRLMVMAAPMGIVERYYDVADMLELRVLDLDYVGNSTLQLMRLQIDDSPTLSIQMGDEATIISIFNKNVLQLMRSVPYGRSTVANAIAEKRDISYEEALTVLDNERVLKESFSDGDYITGSLKYLANNISRVIDYYSTKNPDVTIQKAVMVTEGKSIRALETLLSYEIGLKIKKIDELNQVIADDRLNMSLSELTGYLSNIGCVIQPVNFVPKSALIKAKKTNDNKYLRLIIMGAVFVAAVIVLIPLVGNISKRTENNGLKSNIKKIEGIKTVVNDYYLSKDKFTDISTFYALASNADDDLHKFIEFLEEDMPSDIGLTSFSVSGGAVTMNCTGSSKETLAQFLVTLKKQSNISSVNCASVSEATDDNDAITDSYTITCVFSQFPTQTEEGDE; encoded by the coding sequence ATGGCGTCAACAGTTTTAGCTATTACGGTAGGTAATGATACCACTAAGATAAGTGAAGTAATGTATTCTTCACACCGAATTGTTCGAGTATCATATTCTAATACAATTCCTACACCAAAGGATTGTGTAGAAGATGGTCAGATAAGAGATCCTAAGGAATTGGCAACAGCCATAAGAGACGAACTTAGGAAGGGCGAAATCATCACTAAAGATGTAATTTTTGCCATTCAGTCAAATAAAATTATCAGTAAAGAAATCGTGGCACCTTATATGAAGGAAGCCAGATTAATGGAATATATTGTTACGAATGCAACAGAATATTTTCCTGTTAATATAGATGAATATGTATTTACATATTCCATACTTGAGAACATTATTGATGTATCAGAGAAAAAATACAGATTAATGGTTATGGCAGCACCAATGGGTATTGTCGAAAGATATTATGACGTTGCAGACATGCTTGAATTAAGGGTACTTGATCTTGATTATGTCGGTAACTCTACATTGCAGTTAATGAGATTGCAGATTGATGATTCACCTACCCTTTCTATCCAGATGGGTGATGAAGCAACAATCATTAGTATATTTAATAAGAATGTCCTTCAGCTTATGAGATCTGTTCCATACGGACGATCAACCGTTGCCAATGCAATAGCGGAGAAGAGGGATATTTCCTATGAAGAAGCGTTAACTGTCCTTGACAATGAACGTGTACTTAAAGAAAGTTTTTCCGACGGAGATTATATAACGGGTTCGTTAAAATATCTCGCTAATAATATCAGCCGTGTAATTGACTATTATTCAACAAAGAATCCTGATGTTACTATCCAGAAGGCTGTAATGGTAACTGAGGGTAAGTCAATCAGGGCACTTGAGACACTTCTTTCTTATGAAATTGGTCTTAAGATTAAAAAAATTGATGAACTTAACCAGGTTATTGCGGATGACAGACTTAATATGTCTTTGTCAGAACTTACAGGATACCTTTCCAATATCGGATGTGTTATCCAGCCTGTTAACTTTGTTCCAAAGTCCGCACTTATTAAGGCTAAGAAGACTAATGATAATAAATATTTAAGACTTATAATTATGGGAGCCGTTTTTGTTGCAGCAGTAATCGTGCTTATTCCTCTTGTAGGCAACATAAGTAAGAGAACAGAGAATAACGGACTCAAATCAAACATTAAAAAGATAGAGGGCATTAAGACAGTAGTTAATGATTATTATCTTTCAAAAGATAAATTCACAGACATATCAACATTCTATGCACTTGCATCCAATGCTGATGATGACCTTCATAAGTTTATTGAATTCCTTGAAGAGGATATGCCTTCGGATATAGGACTTACGTCCTTTTCTGTTTCCGGAGGAGCCGTTACAATGAACTGTACAGGCAGTTCCAAGGAAACCCTTGCCCAGTTCCTCGTTACATTAAAGAAACAGAGTAACATATCATCGGTTAATTGTGCATCTGTATCCGAGGCAACAGATGATAACGATGCGATAACAGACAGCTATACAATTACATGTGTATTTAGTCAGTTTCCTACACAGACAGAGGAGGGCGATGAATAA
- a CDS encoding sigma-E processing peptidase SpoIIGA: MEYEIYLDMFFLVNFYMDYMIMWAVTKILKITQHVYIRRIGAAAVGALYATLIIAFRLNGAVWKIMTYAVIVLLMSFILTGKKKIRQIIGGAGLIYLFAITLGGILHVIYYYTFAGFALRGQGVSWVLVGVGGVMFAPLLQSMIKSISKRLYLKETRTVAILENKDKKIKLMALLDTGNSLYDPIFNVPVNLIESEAARKIMEDGMGMGYHLIPFASVGNESGLIPVVQFTGLTIHTSGGEFHIDKPWFALYSGRLSGKEEYNIILHPEMLHKSNKEDNNVFKSNDA; encoded by the coding sequence ATGGAGTATGAAATATACCTGGATATGTTTTTTCTGGTAAATTTCTATATGGATTACATGATCATGTGGGCAGTAACCAAAATTCTAAAAATTACGCAACATGTATATATTAGAAGAATAGGAGCTGCAGCTGTTGGTGCATTATATGCCACTTTGATAATAGCCTTTCGACTAAACGGTGCCGTATGGAAGATAATGACCTACGCGGTAATTGTACTGCTTATGAGTTTCATACTGACAGGGAAAAAGAAGATAAGGCAGATAATAGGAGGGGCAGGACTAATATATCTGTTTGCCATAACACTTGGAGGAATTCTGCACGTTATATATTATTATACCTTCGCAGGATTTGCTCTGCGGGGACAAGGAGTATCATGGGTGTTAGTAGGGGTAGGCGGAGTAATGTTTGCGCCGTTATTGCAAAGCATGATAAAAAGTATATCCAAAAGATTATATCTTAAGGAGACCAGAACAGTAGCAATTCTTGAAAACAAAGACAAAAAGATAAAGCTCATGGCACTCCTTGATACGGGAAACTCTCTGTATGATCCGATATTTAATGTTCCGGTTAATCTGATAGAATCAGAAGCCGCACGGAAAATAATGGAAGACGGTATGGGTATGGGATATCATCTGATACCGTTTGCCTCAGTGGGAAATGAATCGGGACTTATACCTGTTGTGCAGTTTACAGGACTAACCATACACACATCGGGAGGGGAGTTCCATATAGATAAGCCATGGTTTGCCCTGTATTCAGGCAGACTTTCCGGAAAAGAAGAATATAACATTATTCTTCATCCGGAAATGTTACACAAGTCAAATAAGGAGGATAACAATGTATTTAAAAGTAATGATGCCTAA
- a CDS encoding type II secretion system protein, producing the protein MKKMSQKNNKGFSLVELIVVVAIMAVLMGILVPTLVKNVEKSKKQKDTSAVEEIRTTMVTNLADPLYSDLEATITYNGTNSNSKKITITTPDNAPAATTDLGKFLAAVSSDVKDWTFTSKDYKAKPKVTFVIKDQMVTTYSDALGESAPAAGTPAAQNPTT; encoded by the coding sequence ATGAAGAAAATGTCACAGAAAAATAACAAAGGTTTCTCTCTTGTAGAACTTATCGTAGTAGTAGCTATCATGGCTGTACTTATGGGTATTTTAGTACCAACACTTGTAAAGAACGTTGAGAAGTCTAAGAAACAGAAAGATACTTCAGCTGTCGAAGAAATCAGAACAACAATGGTAACAAATTTAGCAGATCCACTTTACTCAGATCTTGAAGCAACAATTACTTATAATGGAACTAACTCGAATAGTAAGAAAATTACTATTACAACTCCTGATAATGCTCCAGCAGCTACTACTGATCTTGGAAAATTTTTAGCAGCGGTAAGCAGTGATGTTAAGGATTGGACATTCACATCTAAGGATTACAAAGCTAAACCAAAGGTAACATTTGTAATTAAAGATCAGATGGTAACTACATACAGCGATGCGTTGGGTGAATCAGCACCAGCAGCTGGAACACCAGCAGCTCAAAACCCAACTACCTAG